The genomic window ACTACTTTCATATTTATATTTATCCTTATAATTTTATTGTTTTAAACTAACCAACCTTTTGAATATGCTATATTTATTTGCTCTTCTACATAGTCCCATAATTTAGGAGCTACTGTTTTTAACATTTCATTTCTTTTTAAAACTTTTTCTTTAACAACTTTATTCTGTGACCAGCTTCCTCCATCATTTTGCATATTTTGAAAAACTGGTGCTGATTTTTCTATTGCTTTTGAATATATAGCTTCTGCAGAAATTGCTTCTTCAAACTCAATCCATAATTTTTTTAGTTCTTGGCTATCTTTTTCTGGTAAGAATGAGAAAATTTTATCTAATGCTTTTAATTCTTTATCATATTGTTCTGATAGGCTTTTATCACTTCCAAAAGCAAATGTATCTCCAGCATAAATCTCAACAATATCATGAATTAATAGCATTTTTATTACTTTTAACATATCTAATTTTTTTATAGAATAATCTTTAAGAGTTAATGCCATCATTGCAACATGCCAACTGTGTTCTGCGGTATTTTCTCTTCTATTATCATCACTTTTTATAAGTGCTCTTCTATAAACACTTTTTAGCTTATCTATTTCTTGTATAAAAGTTATACTTTTTTGTAAATCTGTCATTTTTCTTTTTACCTTGACAAACAAGCAGCATAACTACTTGGTATGTTAAATGGAACTACTTTATTGTATTGCCAGTTTATATCTTGCCAGACTTTATTTATTGTAACATCTCTACCACATCCTGTACGATAATAGCAGTAGCGTTTAGGGTTTTTATGATGGTAGTTTTGATGGTATTTTTCAGCATCGTAAAATTTTGTAGAAGCTAGTATTTGAGTGTAGACTGGTTTATCAACTTTTTTAAACACTTCTTTCAGCTTCCTAGTAACTTCTTCAGCAATTTTCTGTTGTGATTCATTAGTATAATAAATAGCTGACTGATATTGCTTTCCTTTATCACAAAATTGTCCTTTATTATCAGTAGGGTCAATACGACGATAGAAATATTCTACAAGCTCTTTATAGCTTATTTTTTCTGGATTATATATAACTTCTACAGACTCTTTATAGTTTGTAACTCCTGCCGATACAGTTTTATAGTTAGGATTTTTTTTAGTGCCTCCATCGTATCCAGAAACTACTTGTTTAATACCTCCATGGCTAAGGTTTGTATGATTTTGCATATACTGAAAATCTGATTCTAAGCACCAGAAACATCCTCCTGCAAATACAGCTTTTTCATAATGTAAATTACTATCTTTTGAGTAGGCTGAAATAGACAATAATAATGAACTTATAAATATAGTTTTTTTCATATTTTAATCCCTTTGATTAATATACTTAAGTGTTTTGATAAGTAGAATGGTACCTGTAGTAAGGAATCTTTTGATCTACTATAACATCTCCATCTTTATGAGAATTCCAAAACTTTTTATTTAACTTAATAGTTGCTCGATTATATGGTTGAGCTGGTGATGTAAATTCAGTAAATACATAAGGTACTTCTTTATTTGTTTTATCATCTTTTATAAAACTAACCACATATTTAGATCTACTATTTTCACGAGATATCGCCATATTTTCAGACATTTCATAACCTGTTGAATCATATTTACTAGGGTTATATGTGTTATTTAAAAACATTATAGCTTGCTCTCTTGAGTATCCTTTTTTGTCATTGGCAAATTTTGCGACAGAACCATATTAGTGAATGTTCGTAAGATCGTGTTACTCCTGTCCATCAATAGCCTTCGTACATCATCATTTCCATTATATAGAATGTTTTGATGTACAGCTCTATGTAGTTTAGATAGGTTATTATCAATTCTAGGTGGAGTGTCATATATTGAAAACAGTTGACCTATAGATTCAATTACAAAAGTGAAGAGTGACATATTATATGCTCTTACCTTTGAGAATATTCCACCAGTAAATGTACCAACTCTATTATTTACAAAGCATAGGGACAATATTTGTCCTAGATCATCCGTTGTACCACAGTCTCGAATTGCTATTCGCAGTTGACCTGCTCTAGTGCTACCTTTTTTTCCATGAATTCCATCATGATTCCTATTAAGCTCATCCCCTCCATATTGATAAGTAATATCTAGATAATTATCTATACCAACAAGAATTCTATCTTTTAGACTATCAAATATTTCATCATAACAATATAAATAGCACCGTTGATTGGCACGCCTAACATTATGTGCATGACGTGTTAGAATTAAAGGTAATCTTTTAAGTCTTTTATATTCAACCAGTAGCGGATTGGTTATTTCATTTAGTAGTCCAATTTTTAAATATCTATCATTAATTACTGCAGCGTCTATAAGGCTTTGCTGTAAGCTATTACCTACTTGCTCATCCATCGCAATAGAAGAGACTTGACTAATATAATCACAAGGTTTCTGTACTAAAAAACTTAAACTAATCGGAATTGATTTATAAGTTCCAAATGATGTTAAATCACTATCTTCTTTATATATATTACGTATCCAACATATTGGAGCATCTATTCTATCAATACGAGCTCCTCTTTGATTAGCATTATTTAAACTTTTTCTTAAAAGGTTAATACATTGTGGATCAGTTTGTGCAAATTCTACAATAAATCTTTCACCTCTAATAGTTATTGCATATAAATCGACCGTGGTTCTAGTTTCAAGAGTTGAATGATAAGTGTCATAAGATCTATTTAAGTCTTCCAGACTATTGCATAATTCATCCCAGATATTATTAGTGAAATTTTGGCCAATAGCGGGCCTAGGGTTTTGGTACCCTCTGTAGGATTTTTGTACCTCAGTATTACCAATTTGAGATAAATTCAGATGTCTATTAATGCCCTCATCATCTTGTATTGATTGTATATAAACAGATTTTCTATTTTGAAGAGGTCGAATGTATTGCCTCTCTTTACCATATTGCTCTGATATATCACTTTTATGGATTCGTTGTCTTAGTGCATAGGGCCATAGAAAATGTCGTAGCTTTCGTGATAAATCATCAGGGTTAGCTGCAAATTTAATATGAACATCCATTATATTGCCTTCTAGGATCTGATTAGTGTTTTTCATATGAGTAAAAAAATTTTCTAGTTTTTCTTCTAATGCATGATCCACTAGACACTCCATTATGTATCCTACGTGCCTATTTCGCGAGCTCATCTCCTTTCATAAAACCAGTAGTTGGTTTTCCTCTGATTTGACATCGAAACCCTACATGCGCACGCCACATTGACTCACTGCTTGACTTATACCATAACCTAGGCTTTTTACCTTGTATGTTTGGTTTTTCGTAATAACCAAACACTAGAGGATATTCATTACTTATTATTGCGTAACAGAAAGAAAAAGGATGGCCATTAATATTAATAGTTTCACGACTCTGAGCTGCTCCATTCACCCAATTGTATAGTTTTTCTAACATATTAGAATATCCTTATATTGTTTTATTAGCTAGATTGTATTCTGAAAGTTTTAAAATAGTTGAAAGAGAGTCCCAAATGTAGTTTATCAGGTTTTGACGAACTTAAATAAACAAAAGGAACTAAGAATGGCAAATAGACATTTAACTCTTTCGCACTAATTTTGACTAATATCCACTAAAACATTCCATATTATTAGATAATAACATACAAACATTATGTATCTGTTACATATGATGATTTATTGGGTATGTTCAAACTCTTATTATTTGAAAGCTGGGAGCATA from Francisella adeliensis includes these protein-coding regions:
- the msrA gene encoding peptide-methionine (S)-S-oxide reductase MsrA, whose product is MKKTIFISSLLLSISAYSKDSNLHYEKAVFAGGCFWCLESDFQYMQNHTNLSHGGIKQVVSGYDGGTKKNPNYKTVSAGVTNYKESVEVIYNPEKISYKELVEYFYRRIDPTDNKGQFCDKGKQYQSAIYYTNESQQKIAEEVTRKLKEVFKKVDKPVYTQILASTKFYDAEKYHQNYHHKNPKRYCYYRTGCGRDVTINKVWQDINWQYNKVVPFNIPSSYAACLSR
- a CDS encoding HD domain-containing protein, producing the protein MTDLQKSITFIQEIDKLKSVYRRALIKSDDNRRENTAEHSWHVAMMALTLKDYSIKKLDMLKVIKMLLIHDIVEIYAGDTFAFGSDKSLSEQYDKELKALDKIFSFLPEKDSQELKKLWIEFEEAISAEAIYSKAIEKSAPVFQNMQNDGGSWSQNKVVKEKVLKRNEMLKTVAPKLWDYVEEQINIAYSKGWLV